From Dehalobacter sp. 12DCB1:
GGGAATCGCCGGTAGAACGGTCCGTTCCTATACATAATAGAACCACTGGTCTACCGGCCGCAGCTTTCAGATATTCTTTCAACCTTAACTGAAGCAGATAAAGGCCGGGACGGTCTGTGTAATGGGCACGCAGATATTCTTTTTCCTTAATCCCTGGCAATGGGTTCAATGCGGATACCTCCGGAGGTTAAATGAAATAGAGTCGCTGCAAAATAAGATGCAAATTATTTTGTTAGGGTAAATCTGTGGGCCACAATACTGCTTTTCGGCAGATCCTTTTCATCCATGGCATTGCCGATTATATGGTTGTTTATGTGAGTCTACATACAAAATAATATTTAGAATACTTTGCTAGTATTTCCACAATCAGTAATAATTATGCGTAACAAATCAGAATCAGAATCAGAATATGAAAAAATCTAAACCCATATTATAATAGAGTCGGGAATATCCGCAATAAAATATAAGGTATAAGTACCATGTCAACGCTATAATCAAAATATGGGGTTGACCTGTACTTCAGGTATTAGCTATGGAAAGATATCTAATTATTGGAACAGCAGGCCATGTAGATCATGGAAAAACCCACCTTATTCAAACCTTGACAGGTATAAGCACGGATCGGCTTAAAGAAGAGAAGGAAAGAGGAATTTCGATCGAGCTGGGGTTTGCTTATCTGACGCTTCCAGACGGCCGCAAAGCAGGAATTATTGATGTACCTGGTCATGAAAAATTTGTCCGCCAAATGTTAGCCGGTGCGAGCGGAATGGATATTGTTCTGTTGATTATTGCTGCCGATGAAGGCGTAATGCCTCAAACCCAGGAACATCTGGATATATTGAACATGTTAAATGTAGAGAAAGGAATTGTTGTATTCACAAAAATTGACCTTGTCGATCAGGAATGGCTTTCCATGATTGAACTGGATACCAGAGAAAAACTCCAAGACAGTTTTTTGCGGGATGCTCCGTACTGCAAAGTATCTTCTGTTACTGGCCAGGGAATTTCGGAGTTACTGCAGACAATTATGACTGTACTCCAAACAACTGAAGGGAAACGTTCGGATCTTCCGTCAAGAATGCCGATTGATAGAGTTTTTACGATTCGGGGGTTTGGAACAGTGGTTACAGGGACTTTAAACACAGGGACGATTCAGAAGGGACAGGAAGTATGCCTGGAACCGGGAGGACAAGCCGTGAAAATTAGAAATATTCAGGTTCATGGTGAACAGGTCTCCGAGGCTTATGCCGGACAGCGGGTTGCGATAAATATAGCAGGACTGGCTGTAAGTGATATTCCTAAGGGGGCAAGCCTTGTTGATCCCGGATATTACAACGCAGGACAAATTTTAGACGTAGAGTTGTTTAACCTCGCGTCGGAACAAAGAACGATCAAACAAAGGCAGAGGATACATTTTCATTTAGGAACGGCCGAAACGCTGGGGCGGGTTCATCTTCTGGCCCAAGAAGAATTGGTCCCCGGGGAGAAAGGGTTTGCCCAAATCATTCTGGAGGAACCGGTTGTCGCAGCGAAAGGGGACCGGTTTGTAATTAGGTATTATTCACCTGTCGCGACAAT
This genomic window contains:
- the selB gene encoding selenocysteine-specific translation elongation factor — translated: MERYLIIGTAGHVDHGKTHLIQTLTGISTDRLKEEKERGISIELGFAYLTLPDGRKAGIIDVPGHEKFVRQMLAGASGMDIVLLIIAADEGVMPQTQEHLDILNMLNVEKGIVVFTKIDLVDQEWLSMIELDTREKLQDSFLRDAPYCKVSSVTGQGISELLQTIMTVLQTTEGKRSDLPSRMPIDRVFTIRGFGTVVTGTLNTGTIQKGQEVCLEPGGQAVKIRNIQVHGEQVSEAYAGQRVAINIAGLAVSDIPKGASLVDPGYYNAGQILDVELFNLASEQRTIKQRQRIHFHLGTAETLGRVHLLAQEELVPGEKGFAQIILEEPVVAAKGDRFVIRYYSPVATIGGGVVLSLAAAKQKRFREKVITEFQSKAEGGLTDQIKKELTIPLSSDEVRKKSALGQEEVQLALDHLKDDQTVVILSEDGLSLFWLKSTAEEWALKVNAAAMKYQKTYPLRGGIGREELKKILKTAVSHKRWQLILEWGADHQYFRLSSSLVQAASEIELPEDIRQKLDALQKIWEKTGLNPPGQETAVVECGVPAAKFSEYAEYLKTNNIWKQIGEFYIAASAIEKAKIILEKHLQENGQITVSEARDCWQTSRKFAVPLLEYFDSTHVTERNGDIRIKPGFTQNPG